From a single Planctellipticum variicoloris genomic region:
- a CDS encoding aldehyde dehydrogenase family protein: MLDIPILRMGQVYESMEKQAVVHFATGEPVAQLHQATGMMLKLDLRKAQKARDALREIPIPKLLEICAKASDLYLNATLPMGNGELSPAEFCRMQSATTGLPEHMCAGNMRKNAFVLSHMGEVLDALTRGVPFDILTRGYGKEARGVMVSYQANSPVLGAVLPSNSPGVHTLWLPAIPLQIGLMLKPGTQEFWTPYRITEALYQAGLPREAIGLYPGGHDVGGGLMTDCRRVMVFGGQATVEQHYGNPRISVHGPGFSKIVFGEDMVDRWEEYVDLMADSVFLNSGRGCINCSSIYAPRHGEKIAEALAQRLGPVEPLPPNDPKATLAAFTTKGVAEAMHNQIEEGLKTPGVTEVSAKYRGGSRHVPHERYDYLRPTVLHCTSPDHPLANTEYMFPFVSVVDCPQAKAIASMGSTLVCTAITDDAKFQQQLLDATTIDRLNIGAVKTVALNWLQPHEGNIVDFLYRNRAFQDAPPPAH; encoded by the coding sequence ATGTTAGACATCCCCATCCTCCGCATGGGCCAGGTTTACGAGAGCATGGAGAAGCAGGCGGTCGTGCATTTTGCGACCGGCGAGCCCGTGGCCCAGCTCCATCAGGCCACCGGCATGATGCTCAAGCTGGACCTCCGCAAGGCCCAGAAGGCCCGCGACGCCCTCCGCGAGATCCCCATCCCCAAGCTGCTGGAAATCTGCGCCAAGGCCAGCGACCTGTACCTCAACGCCACGCTTCCGATGGGGAACGGCGAACTCTCGCCCGCCGAGTTCTGCCGCATGCAGTCCGCGACCACCGGACTTCCCGAGCACATGTGCGCGGGCAATATGCGCAAGAACGCCTTCGTCCTCTCGCACATGGGCGAGGTCCTCGACGCGCTGACCCGCGGCGTCCCCTTTGACATCCTCACCCGCGGCTACGGGAAAGAGGCCCGCGGCGTCATGGTCAGCTACCAGGCCAATTCTCCCGTCCTTGGAGCGGTGCTGCCGTCCAATTCGCCCGGCGTCCACACCCTCTGGCTGCCGGCCATTCCGCTCCAGATCGGCCTGATGCTCAAACCCGGCACCCAGGAGTTCTGGACCCCCTACCGCATCACCGAAGCTCTCTACCAGGCCGGGCTGCCGCGCGAGGCGATCGGGCTCTATCCGGGCGGGCACGACGTCGGCGGCGGACTGATGACCGACTGCCGCCGCGTGATGGTCTTCGGCGGCCAGGCGACCGTCGAGCAGCACTACGGCAATCCCCGCATCAGCGTCCACGGCCCCGGCTTCAGCAAGATCGTCTTCGGCGAGGACATGGTCGACCGCTGGGAAGAGTACGTCGATCTGATGGCCGACAGCGTCTTCCTGAACAGCGGTCGCGGTTGCATCAACTGCTCCAGCATTTACGCGCCGCGTCACGGCGAGAAGATCGCCGAGGCGCTCGCTCAGCGGCTGGGACCGGTCGAGCCGCTTCCTCCCAACGATCCCAAGGCGACACTCGCGGCCTTCACCACCAAGGGGGTCGCCGAAGCGATGCACAACCAGATTGAAGAGGGGCTGAAGACGCCCGGGGTCACCGAGGTCTCGGCGAAGTACCGCGGCGGCAGCCGGCACGTGCCGCACGAACGGTACGACTACCTCCGTCCGACCGTGCTGCACTGCACCAGCCCCGATCACCCGCTGGCCAACACCGAATACATGTTCCCGTTCGTCTCGGTCGTCGACTGCCCGCAGGCCAAGGCGATTGCGTCGATGGGCTCGACCCTCGTCTGCACGGCGATCACCGACGACGCCAAGTTCCAGCAGCAGTTGCTCGACGCCACGACGATCGACCGGCTCAACATCGGCGCGGTGAAGACCGTCGCCCTCAACTGGCTGCAGCCCCACGAGGGGAACATCGTGGACTTCCTGTACCGCAATCGCGCGTTCCAGGACGCCCCGCCGCCGGCGCACTGA
- a CDS encoding cysteine desulfurase family protein, with amino-acid sequence MTPIYLDNNATTLPLPEVIETVAQVQREAYGNPGSRHSFGRQARRILESSRESIAAILGADASEVVFTSGGTEASNLALRGLARGTSGTILLAPGEHPATKETCLALAARGWSLRELPVDSSGLLTPEGIRDAPWGEVRLASALLAHNETGVLQNLALLREQCRQQRVPWHVDAVQAVGKIPVDFRELGATTLSCAAHKFHGPRGIGALLVREGSRLEPLHFGGHQEAGRRAGTELTALAAGMAKALELWNDNQPPRTEHVRVLRDRLQAGLTARCSSTVVIGADSPRLPNTLNIAFPGIDGEALLVALDLAGVACSLGGTCASGALETAPILTAMGFPEEIRRSAVRFSLSAFNTRSEIDEAVARVAAVVAGLAAAAGTLS; translated from the coding sequence GTGACTCCGATTTATCTCGATAATAACGCCACCACGCTCCCCTTGCCGGAGGTGATCGAAACCGTCGCGCAGGTCCAGCGCGAGGCCTACGGCAACCCCGGCAGCCGGCACTCGTTCGGACGGCAGGCCCGGCGGATTCTGGAGTCGAGCCGGGAATCCATCGCCGCCATCCTGGGAGCGGACGCTTCCGAAGTGGTCTTCACGAGCGGCGGAACCGAGGCCAGCAACCTCGCTCTGCGCGGTCTGGCGCGGGGAACGTCGGGAACGATACTTCTTGCGCCGGGAGAGCACCCGGCGACCAAAGAAACCTGCCTGGCGCTGGCGGCGCGGGGCTGGTCCCTGCGGGAACTCCCCGTCGATTCCAGCGGCCTGCTGACGCCGGAGGGGATTCGCGACGCCCCCTGGGGAGAAGTCCGCCTGGCCTCAGCCCTGCTGGCGCACAATGAAACGGGAGTCCTTCAGAACTTGGCGCTGCTGCGCGAACAATGCCGTCAGCAGCGCGTGCCGTGGCATGTCGACGCTGTCCAGGCGGTCGGAAAGATCCCCGTCGATTTCCGCGAACTGGGAGCGACGACGCTGAGTTGCGCCGCGCATAAGTTTCATGGTCCGCGGGGCATCGGCGCGCTGCTGGTCCGCGAGGGGAGCCGGCTGGAACCGCTCCATTTCGGCGGACACCAGGAAGCGGGCCGGCGGGCGGGAACGGAATTGACGGCCCTGGCCGCCGGGATGGCGAAAGCCCTGGAACTGTGGAACGACAATCAACCGCCGCGGACCGAACACGTCCGGGTACTGCGGGACCGCCTGCAGGCCGGGCTGACGGCTCGCTGTTCATCGACCGTGGTGATCGGCGCCGATTCGCCGCGGCTGCCGAATACGCTCAACATCGCGTTCCCTGGAATCGACGGCGAAGCGCTCCTCGTGGCGCTCGATCTGGCGGGGGTGGCGTGTTCGCTCGGGGGAACCTGCGCCAGCGGGGCGCTGGAGACGGCGCCGATCCTGACGGCGATGGGTTTTCCGGAGGAGATCCGGAGATCGGCCGTGCGGTTTTCCCTGAGCGCCTTCAACACCCGCTCGGAAATCGACGAGGCCGTCGCCCGAGTCGCCGCGGTCGTCGCGGGTCTGGCGGCGGCGGCCGGAACGCTAAGCTGA
- a CDS encoding TlpA family protein disulfide reductase, with translation MLRRCWISSLVVALAGVQCAWSQDDVPAPKGAAAGKAAPVSRSEQLQGLIQSLETKAGKLIEALPEEPTEEQRVAAQKELDALVEATRSEVFAFAKADPKDRPALTAMEWLSQFPDNPEQSKAMEEWLLEYHVASPRLGGLLQLLEDAELTPGQRKFLEAIGEKNPFPQMKGAALLTLARSLVKQSDASELKDAARNPLRDQARQIFQRLQKEFAEVESPEGSFGELAEDEIYILENLSIGSKAPEVTATELTGKPVKLSSTLGKVVVLDVWATWCGPCKEMIPHERELVKRLQGKPFALVGLSADDDRQTVTEFIAEEPMPWTHWWTGPEGEALQTLRVQFFPTVYILDAKGVIRFKNLRDEELDKAVDALLKELEAAK, from the coding sequence ATGCTCCGTCGCTGTTGGATCTCGAGTCTCGTTGTGGCTTTGGCCGGAGTCCAGTGCGCCTGGAGTCAGGACGACGTTCCGGCGCCGAAGGGGGCCGCCGCCGGCAAGGCCGCGCCTGTGTCCCGCAGCGAGCAGTTGCAGGGGCTGATCCAGTCGCTGGAGACGAAGGCTGGCAAGCTGATTGAAGCGCTCCCGGAGGAGCCGACCGAAGAGCAGCGAGTCGCCGCCCAGAAGGAGCTGGATGCGCTCGTTGAAGCAACTCGGTCCGAAGTCTTCGCGTTCGCCAAGGCGGATCCGAAGGACCGGCCGGCGCTGACTGCGATGGAGTGGCTCAGCCAGTTTCCGGACAATCCGGAACAGTCGAAGGCGATGGAGGAGTGGCTGCTGGAGTACCACGTCGCCTCGCCGCGACTCGGCGGGCTGCTGCAGCTCCTGGAGGATGCGGAACTGACTCCCGGCCAGCGCAAGTTTCTGGAGGCCATCGGCGAGAAGAACCCGTTCCCGCAGATGAAGGGGGCGGCCCTGCTGACCCTCGCCCGATCGCTGGTTAAACAGTCGGATGCTTCCGAATTGAAAGACGCGGCCCGCAACCCGCTGCGCGACCAGGCCCGGCAGATTTTCCAGCGGCTGCAGAAGGAGTTTGCCGAAGTCGAGAGCCCCGAGGGTTCCTTCGGGGAACTGGCCGAAGACGAGATCTATATTCTCGAGAACCTGTCCATCGGCAGCAAAGCGCCGGAAGTGACGGCGACGGAGCTCACCGGAAAGCCGGTCAAGCTCAGCAGCACGCTGGGAAAAGTCGTGGTTCTCGACGTCTGGGCCACCTGGTGCGGCCCGTGCAAGGAAATGATCCCGCACGAACGGGAGCTCGTGAAGCGGTTGCAGGGCAAGCCGTTCGCCCTGGTCGGGCTGAGCGCCGACGACGACCGCCAGACCGTGACGGAGTTTATCGCCGAGGAGCCGATGCCCTGGACGCACTGGTGGACCGGCCCGGAAGGGGAAGCGCTGCAGACGTTGCGAGTTCAATTCTTTCCCACCGTGTATATTCTCGACGCCAAAGGGGTGATCCGCTTCAAGAACCTGCGTGACGAAGAACTCGACAAGGCCGTCGATGCGCTATTGAAGGAACTCGAAGCCGCGAAGTAA
- a CDS encoding sensor histidine kinase, giving the protein MSYKTIKRLLGETSLERKCRFLFGSGLLLLITGSFYFYASQTTKLIDEQNLVAARLLVAPIIMEKHWKWSENRGEFSIAEDVAKMAVELKPPDMKKYNWTLSKAGLFDSASRPPDDAGYRALERISKANGEREVIVRLRNKLDSDTNRKYEEFNYYAGVYATDTCVACHRQHNGDPELKTGDLIGMVKITFPLDKTQRALAWNNAILLATAIVTAFLAMLAAYAIVRYVIVKPVLHLKDVSDAIARGSLDQRADIRTGDEFEELSHAFNRMLRHLVTVQEELQQLNRGYEVKVDELAQANLRLYELNNLKNEFLATMSHELRTPLNSILGFSDVLVNAQGLTDKQRRYVSNIQTSGKNLLNLINDVLDLAKIEAGKMELHIVEFSIADLIERLVAQMSPLAEKKSIDLGWDVDPGVPLVMQDSGKIEQILSNLMSNAIKFTPEGGRVRVRAERRDKVGLALIVEDTGIGIPLEEQEKIFEKFRQGKGNPGQTDTLTREYEGTGLGLSIIRELSKLLGGDVRVESEFGRGSVFSVLIPARLDPEHPPKVVDDFHPRPLSRPEPPVRALIAVQPSLAALEP; this is encoded by the coding sequence ATGTCTTACAAGACCATCAAACGACTGCTGGGCGAAACGAGCCTGGAGCGGAAATGCCGCTTCCTGTTCGGCAGCGGCCTGCTGCTGCTGATCACCGGCAGCTTCTACTTCTATGCGTCTCAGACCACCAAGCTGATCGACGAGCAGAACCTGGTCGCGGCCCGGCTGCTGGTGGCCCCGATCATCATGGAAAAGCACTGGAAGTGGTCGGAGAACCGGGGCGAATTCAGCATCGCGGAAGACGTCGCCAAGATGGCGGTCGAGCTCAAACCGCCCGACATGAAGAAGTACAACTGGACGCTGTCGAAGGCCGGTCTCTTCGATTCGGCTTCGCGTCCCCCCGACGACGCCGGCTACCGGGCGCTGGAGCGGATTTCCAAAGCCAACGGAGAGCGCGAAGTCATCGTGCGCCTGCGGAACAAGCTCGACAGCGACACCAATCGCAAGTACGAAGAGTTCAACTATTACGCGGGAGTCTACGCCACCGACACCTGCGTCGCCTGCCATCGGCAGCACAATGGCGACCCGGAGCTGAAGACCGGCGACTTGATCGGGATGGTGAAGATCACCTTCCCGCTCGACAAAACGCAGCGGGCCCTCGCCTGGAACAACGCGATTCTGCTGGCCACCGCCATTGTGACGGCGTTCCTGGCCATGCTGGCGGCCTACGCGATCGTCCGCTACGTCATCGTCAAGCCGGTGCTGCACCTGAAGGACGTCAGCGACGCCATTGCGCGCGGCAGCCTCGATCAGCGGGCGGATATCCGGACGGGGGACGAGTTCGAAGAGCTGTCTCACGCGTTCAACCGCATGCTGCGGCACCTGGTGACCGTGCAGGAGGAGCTGCAGCAGCTCAACCGCGGTTACGAAGTGAAGGTCGACGAGCTGGCGCAGGCCAACCTGCGGCTGTACGAACTCAACAACCTGAAGAACGAATTCCTGGCGACGATGAGCCATGAGCTGCGAACGCCGCTGAATTCGATCCTCGGCTTCAGCGACGTGCTGGTCAACGCCCAGGGGCTCACCGATAAGCAGCGCCGCTACGTCTCGAACATTCAGACGTCCGGCAAGAACCTCCTGAACCTGATCAACGACGTGCTCGACCTGGCAAAGATCGAAGCGGGCAAGATGGAGCTGCACATCGTCGAGTTCTCGATCGCCGATCTGATCGAGCGGCTCGTCGCCCAGATGTCGCCCCTGGCCGAGAAGAAGTCCATCGACCTGGGCTGGGACGTCGACCCCGGCGTTCCGCTGGTCATGCAGGATTCCGGGAAGATCGAGCAGATCCTCAGCAATCTGATGTCGAACGCCATCAAGTTCACCCCGGAAGGGGGACGCGTGCGGGTCCGTGCCGAGCGTCGCGACAAGGTCGGACTGGCATTGATCGTCGAGGACACCGGAATCGGCATTCCGCTGGAAGAACAGGAAAAGATCTTCGAGAAGTTCCGGCAGGGCAAAGGCAACCCGGGCCAGACCGACACGCTGACCCGCGAGTACGAGGGCACCGGCCTGGGACTGTCGATCATCCGCGAGCTGTCGAAGCTGCTCGGCGGCGACGTGCGCGTCGAGAGCGAGTTCGGCCGCGGCAGCGTGTTCTCCGTGCTGATCCCGGCAAGGCTCGACCCGGAGCATCCCCCCAAGGTGGTCGACGACTTCCATCCCCGTCCGCTCAGCCGTCCCGAGCCGCCGGTCCGGGCGCTGATCGCCGTGCAACCGTCGCTCGCCGCCCTGGAACCCTGA
- a CDS encoding four helix bundle protein, whose amino-acid sequence MARTQFESLQIYRLAESLSDAVWTIAREWPEFDRRTAGLQLVRAADSVGANIAEGSGRGTFADNRRFVRMARGSLYECKHWLRRAWNRQLLKADEVDQLKTIVDELGPKLNAYLNSIGKTGSRAVPQGRRFSNPQEDAQSPSSNH is encoded by the coding sequence ATGGCCAGGACGCAGTTCGAATCGTTGCAGATTTACCGGCTTGCGGAGAGCCTGTCCGATGCCGTCTGGACGATTGCCCGCGAGTGGCCGGAATTTGATCGGAGAACGGCGGGGCTTCAACTCGTACGGGCCGCTGACAGCGTGGGAGCCAACATCGCAGAAGGGAGCGGCCGAGGGACTTTCGCGGATAATCGGCGCTTCGTACGAATGGCCCGAGGATCGCTCTACGAATGCAAACACTGGCTGCGTCGGGCCTGGAACAGGCAACTTCTGAAAGCCGACGAGGTTGACCAACTGAAGACGATCGTCGATGAACTTGGCCCGAAGCTGAATGCGTATCTGAATTCGATCGGCAAAACCGGAAGCCGCGCCGTTCCGCAAGGACGCCGGTTCTCGAATCCCCAAGAAGACGCTCAATCGCCGTCTTCAAACCACTGA
- a CDS encoding SLC13 family permease, producing MSEGAEEGHGRAAFWGRLIGVALFLAIWLMPTPAGMSVPAQRLAAVTALMAVFWVTQAYAIVATSLFPLALYPFLGILPAKEVCQAYISDSSFLYLGGFLIALGMERWHLHRRIALHIICRTGSGPRQIVLGFMLATFVLSMWVSNTATTLMMLPIAIALLTSLEDSLDHGPKLALQQDPAFRHLGQAVMLGIAYSATIGGVATPVGTPTNAAFLTIFANQFPDAPRISAGQWMIAWVPFGIVFLGVAWLVLTWGLKRPPGFERFDRSFFRSRLTALGRATRPELAMLAAFLAIAGLWIFRTDFSIGDTPLIPGWNRLVIAWLRSSGVTGENQALGEYVNDAAVAMTVALILFLIPVRDPASGRRVKLMDWRTARSVPWDILFLFGGGFAIANAFQKTGLSIWAGQHLEVLGRDQPAIVVVAAVTLMMVFLTEFTTNVATVAATMPLLASLAVALEVDPRLLMVPATIAASCGFMMPVGTPPNAIVFGTGRVRVECMAGYGAILNVVGMILVVAATYLVMAPTWNVRTNHNPDWAKPKAAQAIDSAAPARSPMTPESVK from the coding sequence ATGTCTGAAGGGGCCGAAGAGGGGCATGGCCGCGCGGCGTTCTGGGGCCGGCTCATCGGCGTCGCGCTGTTTCTGGCGATCTGGCTGATGCCCACTCCCGCAGGAATGTCGGTCCCCGCTCAGCGGCTGGCGGCGGTGACGGCCCTCATGGCGGTCTTCTGGGTGACACAGGCCTATGCCATCGTGGCGACCAGCCTGTTCCCGCTGGCGCTCTATCCCTTCCTCGGCATCCTGCCCGCCAAGGAAGTCTGCCAGGCCTATATCAGCGACAGCTCGTTCCTGTACCTCGGCGGCTTTCTGATCGCTCTGGGGATGGAACGCTGGCATCTCCACCGGCGGATCGCCCTGCACATCATCTGCCGCACCGGCTCCGGCCCGCGGCAGATCGTCCTCGGTTTCATGCTGGCCACGTTCGTCCTTTCAATGTGGGTCAGCAACACCGCCACGACGCTGATGATGCTCCCGATCGCCATCGCGCTGCTGACCTCGCTGGAAGACAGCCTGGACCACGGACCGAAGCTGGCCCTGCAGCAAGATCCCGCGTTCCGGCACCTGGGCCAGGCGGTGATGCTGGGGATCGCCTATTCGGCCACTATCGGCGGCGTCGCGACGCCGGTCGGCACGCCGACCAACGCCGCCTTTCTGACGATCTTCGCGAACCAGTTTCCCGACGCCCCGCGTATTTCCGCCGGTCAGTGGATGATTGCCTGGGTGCCGTTCGGCATCGTCTTTCTGGGAGTGGCCTGGCTGGTTCTGACATGGGGGTTGAAGCGTCCGCCCGGTTTCGAGCGTTTTGATCGCTCGTTCTTCCGCAGCCGCCTGACCGCTCTCGGTCGCGCGACGCGCCCCGAACTGGCTATGCTCGCCGCCTTTCTGGCGATCGCCGGGCTCTGGATCTTCCGCACCGATTTCTCGATCGGCGATACGCCGCTGATTCCTGGCTGGAACCGGCTGGTGATTGCCTGGCTGCGGTCTTCCGGCGTCACCGGCGAGAACCAGGCGCTGGGGGAGTACGTCAACGACGCCGCCGTCGCCATGACCGTGGCGCTCATCCTGTTTCTGATTCCCGTCCGCGACCCGGCCAGCGGCCGACGCGTCAAGCTCATGGACTGGCGGACTGCTCGTTCCGTCCCCTGGGACATCCTGTTTCTCTTCGGCGGCGGCTTCGCCATCGCCAACGCCTTTCAGAAGACCGGCCTGTCGATCTGGGCCGGGCAGCATCTGGAAGTTCTCGGCCGCGACCAGCCGGCGATTGTCGTTGTCGCCGCGGTGACCCTGATGATGGTGTTCCTGACCGAGTTCACCACGAACGTCGCCACGGTCGCGGCGACGATGCCGCTGCTGGCGAGCCTGGCGGTGGCGCTGGAGGTCGATCCCCGCCTGCTGATGGTTCCCGCCACCATTGCCGCCAGTTGCGGTTTCATGATGCCGGTCGGAACCCCGCCGAACGCCATCGTCTTCGGAACCGGGCGGGTCCGCGTCGAGTGCATGGCCGGCTACGGGGCGATTCTGAATGTCGTGGGAATGATTCTTGTCGTTGCCGCGACCTATCTGGTGATGGCCCCGACCTGGAACGTCCGGACTAACCACAATCCGGACTGGGCGAAGCCGAAGGCGGCACAAGCGATCGACAGTGCCGCGCCCGCTCGAAGTCCAATGACTCCGGAAAGTGTCAAGTGA
- a CDS encoding polysaccharide biosynthesis/export family protein: MSDHPVISDERRDGVSLRACVRPGPSVLGLLLLIGLTAGCQSIGPRRFEKYSYAEVPTALAATRQANPQTVDLSRLARAAVKSDVLDRGDVVEIAISAGLSEKDTVKFPVRINDSGYGQLPVIGQVYLAGLEPEAAEANVVSACVQRDLYLNPHVTVTMKKQRVNRVTVVGAVKESGVYELPRGQSDLLAAITAAGGLAEDAGTMVEIRTPDRSAEASSPAPVASSATGDVQATGHSGAPLPLSQSGAGLLTSVQVDLVSATRSGEGGQYVSDGAVVMIEKRAPEPVHVIGLVRRPNRYEFPVSEDLRMLDALALAGGAESLVADKVFIVRRKPESTETAVIQASIRAAKRDPQANVLLSPGDVVSLESTPATVFMSALGLIRMSLGASVPLF; this comes from the coding sequence ATGAGCGATCACCCGGTGATCTCGGACGAACGCCGCGACGGCGTGTCGCTTCGAGCCTGCGTGCGCCCTGGGCCATCGGTTCTGGGTCTGCTGCTCCTGATCGGTCTGACCGCCGGCTGTCAGTCGATCGGGCCCCGCAGGTTCGAGAAGTACTCCTACGCGGAGGTTCCGACGGCGCTCGCGGCGACCCGACAGGCCAATCCCCAGACGGTCGATCTGTCGCGTCTGGCGCGGGCCGCGGTCAAAAGCGACGTGCTGGATCGGGGCGACGTCGTCGAGATCGCCATCTCTGCAGGACTCTCCGAAAAAGACACCGTCAAGTTTCCGGTCCGGATCAACGACAGCGGCTACGGCCAGTTGCCGGTCATCGGCCAGGTCTACCTGGCGGGGCTGGAGCCCGAAGCCGCAGAAGCGAACGTCGTTTCCGCCTGCGTGCAGCGCGACTTGTACCTGAATCCGCACGTGACGGTCACGATGAAGAAGCAGCGCGTCAATCGCGTAACAGTCGTCGGCGCCGTGAAAGAATCCGGAGTTTACGAGCTGCCGCGCGGACAGAGTGACTTGCTGGCGGCGATTACCGCCGCCGGGGGCCTGGCGGAAGACGCGGGGACGATGGTCGAGATTCGGACTCCCGACCGGAGCGCCGAAGCGAGTTCGCCGGCCCCCGTGGCGTCGAGCGCGACCGGCGACGTCCAGGCGACCGGTCATTCCGGCGCTCCGCTGCCGCTCTCCCAATCGGGCGCCGGACTCTTGACCTCGGTCCAGGTGGATCTGGTTTCGGCGACGCGGTCCGGCGAGGGGGGGCAGTACGTCAGCGACGGGGCGGTGGTCATGATCGAGAAGCGGGCGCCGGAACCGGTGCACGTGATCGGACTGGTCAGGCGTCCGAACCGCTACGAGTTCCCGGTTTCGGAAGACTTGCGAATGCTCGACGCCCTCGCGCTCGCCGGCGGCGCCGAATCGCTGGTGGCCGACAAGGTGTTTATCGTTCGCCGCAAGCCCGAGAGCACGGAAACGGCGGTGATCCAGGCGAGTATTCGAGCGGCGAAGCGCGACCCGCAGGCGAACGTGCTGCTGTCGCCGGGCGACGTCGTCAGTCTCGAGTCGACGCCGGCGACCGTCTTCATGAGTGCGCTGGGCCTGATCCGGATGAGCCTCGGTGCGAGCGTGCCGCTGTTCTGA
- a CDS encoding SET domain-containing protein: MAEAHPLVRVGKVPFGKGLFARRAIAKGESIGQVTGRVIHDPDYTSSYCIDLGSEMSLEPRAPFRYLNHCCEPNSQLFSFDCEYEDGTAAPPEIHVEAIADIPEGAELTIDYAWGADGAIKCLCGAAACRGWVVCPEELPTVLKRNGKKSPKAPALPSAARRTGERGRK; encoded by the coding sequence ATGGCCGAAGCACATCCGCTGGTACGAGTCGGGAAGGTTCCGTTCGGCAAGGGGCTGTTCGCCCGCCGGGCGATCGCCAAGGGAGAATCGATCGGGCAGGTGACGGGGCGGGTGATTCACGACCCGGACTACACGTCGTCCTACTGCATCGATCTGGGCTCCGAGATGTCGCTCGAACCGCGGGCGCCGTTCCGGTATCTCAACCACTGCTGCGAACCCAACAGCCAGCTCTTTTCGTTCGACTGCGAGTACGAAGACGGAACCGCGGCGCCCCCTGAGATCCATGTCGAAGCGATCGCCGACATTCCCGAAGGGGCGGAGCTGACGATCGACTACGCCTGGGGTGCGGACGGGGCGATCAAGTGCCTGTGCGGCGCCGCCGCCTGCCGCGGCTGGGTAGTCTGTCCCGAAGAGCTTCCCACGGTGCTGAAGCGGAACGGGAAGAAGTCGCCCAAGGCCCCTGCACTGCCGAGCGCGGCCCGACGAACCGGCGAACGCGGGCGGAAATAA